The following nucleotide sequence is from Hylaeus volcanicus isolate JK05 chromosome 3, UHH_iyHylVolc1.0_haploid, whole genome shotgun sequence.
tacataatcaaacatccaagaattccaagaatttcattcaaatttactttctttgaagatttttagaattactttttttagttcttcagtgaaaagtaccGTCATCCATacatgggtgacatggcgatcaacgtattaatttaaaaaatgacttCAAATACCAATTTACATCGTTAAGTATACCTTATTGCTACGATTTAAATCGATCACGTGTCTTGGTCGGATTCCAGCTGTCCGTAAGTGCATCCTCACCTGTTGCccatttaacacgttgatcgccacgtcacccacatatgggtgacagtggttttcattgaaaaacgaaaactattaattctgaaagttaagtatcatagaaaatgaatttaaataaaatacttgaattttgatgaagttacaaaactaaagttaccaaaataaatgttccattacACAGCTTCtaatagtctgtaaacaaaatttaaacacggtagaaattttcaagagttttagtctggcagtgaacgtgttaatatcgTATCATTATGCAATTCAATATGCAGGTAGTTGGCGAGACTTGCGACATAGTGGTCGAAGCAGTCGAAAGGTACAAAGCGATCATCTTGAAGGAAGCTCGGATAGCGAGGATCTCCTCGCATGGACGCGCTCCATCCTCGTCTGGAAGAGGCAATGGCACCACGAAGGGTATACTCACCGCCTTGGACATTCGTTTGGGAGAACCTTGCGAAAAGGATGGCAACCACTGGCCCCATTTACAAATGAAGGAATTATGTAAGTTCCAGTACCACAGAAGGAGGTACAATCATCGCTAATCCACTTAATCTACTTCTACgatttttaacatttcacTTAAAATACGATTTATCACTTCGGTGTGATTGGACTTTATTCTGcgtttctttggaaaaatgttgtatttgttttatacGAAGAAAATGCTACTTGCAAACCGTTCGTTTTGTAAACACTGATAAATCGGCGAGTGTCAATGGAGATCGCTCAAGTGGCGTCATTGCTGATTATTCCGCTCCTCGATCGTAGCGTACACTGTTTTGTTAAGTGTATGTAGTTTCcgattgtaaaattgtagtcGAAAGATACACATGACTAAGGAATTCGACCGATTAAAACGGTGTAATATTGCGCGCGAAGCATTATTTGCGAACGTCAAAAGCGTCGAGATTACGAGCTAATGCACGGCTACTTCATgaatcgatcgcgaaacgaagTGCGAACAACAGAATTCGAAGATACGCGAGTAATTGTGTCGATTGGTACAGTCAGGGACGATTGAGACAGAGGCGAGACATGGAGATTGGATCTCGTTTCATCTTTTCTTATCACGCTCAGTTTCGAGGTCAAGCAAAGCGATTAATGAGAGGAATAGAGTCAGGAGATTACACGCATGCACATTCCTTCTAACCAACCCACTATCGAAACGGTTTAAGCCTTTTCCCTGCACTGTGACCTTTCCTGTCTCGATGAAATCGCGTATAGATCTGGATTCACAcatattattctataaaattcgTGGATTACTTCTTGTACCaaataatttgagaaaatattctaattcGGAGACTTTtaaacgtttgaaatatttggaaGCTTACGTACAGCGAGAAAAATTTAGTAcactgtatataataaaaacatttccaaGAATTATAAACAAGTTCCGTATTATCCgacgtataataaaattgaattatcttGCAAACTAATAAGAGTTTCGATATTCTTGGAAACTGTAATCTTCAGCGTACAGAAGACCTTAAATAATACCCTTAACTTACGCAGATACTCTCAGCATTAATGAAACGTCTACTGTGGCCAATCTCGTGGCGGAATCGGTATGGGGAATTCTCCGAGGTCTCGAGACCTTTTCTCAGCTGTTATTCTCAGCTGGCGATGGACCCAACGTGAGTCCGCTAAAAATATGATtcaaaacgattaaaaattttatccCCGTAGAGTCACCTCGATCGAACACCTGATTGTCAAACTGAATCCTGCAAATCTATTTTcaactttcttttaattcataattcagTCTGTTTTCTCAGAAGATATTCATAATTCAGcctaatttttcttaaaaaattcttctcttGAAACATCCGAAGATTTGATTTTCCTTAGTTGAAGATAAGGTGTCAGACCATCGTGGACAGGCCAAAACTACCCCATCGCGGTCTCCTCCTGGACACGTCGCGCCATTACTTGCCCATCTACGACATATTGCTGACTCTTGACGCGATGTCCTATAACAAAATGAACGTTCTTCACTGGCACATCGTCGACGACAACAGCTTTCCTTATCAGAGCTCCAGCTTTCCAGAACTGTCTGCCAAGGGAGCATACCATCCTTCGATGGTATACACCCTAAACGACATCCAGCAGATCGTTGACTACGCCAGGTTGAGAGGAATTCGAGTAATGCCGGAATTCGATACCCCTGGACATACCAGGTCATGGGGTTTGGCTTATCCTGAACTATTGACTCCTTGTTACGGTAAATATATACCACAATCTCACGTTTAACATCGAATATTTCCCGAACGTTCCATCGTTTATCCGTCCATCGCGATGGATCGTTCGAGTACCGCGAATTTTATCGACAGAAAAACGCATCGTTCCGCTTCAGACTCGACAGGCAGACCAAATGGTAAACTGGGCCCCATGAATCCAACGCATCACGGCCTCTACGATTTCCTGCGAAATCTGTTCGCGGAGATCGTGCAGGTATTTCCAGATCAATATGTCCATCTAGGCGGCGACGAGGTGCCCTTTGATTGCTGGAAGAGCAATCCGGAAGTCAACGCGTACATGAATGCGCACAATATATCCAGGAATTACGTGCGCCTCGAGGGAGAATACATAGCCAAGCTTCTTCAGATCACGGACTCTCTGCAGGCGAATGCCATTGTGTGGCAAGAGGTAACGCAATCGTTAATGCTATTCAAGTTAAATATTAGAAACACCTGGTCTAGTCAAGAATTAAATTCAGTTAAATCGGGTACAGTTATTTTCGAATCTACTCCACTATTACTAAAACCGCCTTGTCTAGTCAAGAATTaagttaaattcaattaaattatgtacagTCATTTTTGGAACTGTTCTACTTTGATATCACAacctttgaattatttcatcaAGATAAAACGTCGAGTACTTTGTCCAAAGTAAAATCATCACGATCGCCTGAAGGCCTCAATGAATTCGCCTCAATGAATTCGCCTCAATccaatttatcgaaataaactTGACGTCCCTTTGCAGTAACAGCGAAAATGCGTCGAATTTGCCGAGATTTAGTTAAACTAAATCAAATTCGAGACAGAAGTTTCGGCGAAGGTATTAGAATTTCAGTTATGCTAACATGGGACTTGAACACTGCAGGTGTTCGACAACGGCGTCGCTATGCCAAACAGCACGGTGGTTCACGTGTGGACGGGCCTCTGGTCAAAGGAACTCGAAAACGCGACCAAAGCGGGCCATCCTGTGTTGCTATCGGCGTGCTGGTATCTGGACCACGTCGCTGGCGGTGGCGATtggaagaaattttacaaatgcGACCCCCTCTCGTTTATTGGCGCCTCGAATGCTTCGGGGCTGATGCTGGGCGGGGAGGCCTGCATGTGGGGCGAATTCGTCGACAGGTAACGCTTTTCGTTGCGTATGTTCGAGTACCATTCAATAGAAATTcgcaaagaaattttatttggacaAAGTTGGAAATCGTTGATACTTCATGGTATTATATACTGGAGACATTAATGACAAGCAAGTTAGATCGATAGGAATTAAGTTTCTCAAAGAAAACAGCACGGATTGATCACGTTTGagattctgtatttttatttttgtagctaCTTCGTAGTATCATATAGTGGAGACATTAATGACACGCAAGTTAGGTCGATAGAAATGAACTTAACCTTGTGCAGTCCAAATattctgatttcagtacatttttgtcAAGCCTCACTCGACATAGGAACTCAAAGAATCAAGTCTCCTAAAGTAAACAGCATGGATTGTCACTTTTGAGAGcctgtattttttaaactttttcaaaaacagCAAagtgatgacttaaacccctCCTATTCTCATACAAACTCCAACATATCCCAATTTGAACAATGTCCCAAACGTggatttcttgaaatttcatgtttcattCATTCCATAGACTCGGAGTAGCTAAGCGAATAATGTACATCTCCCTAATCCAGTTGTATTTTACGAACGTCACGGCTATTtctagagagagagagagggggggggggtaaacgcgttatgtaatttatattctccctTTCAGGAACAACGTGCATCCCAGGATATGGCCAAGGGCCAGCGCAGCTGCCGAGCGTCTTTGGAGCAACAACAAACAGGACGAGAACAAGGCGGCACAGCGACTGGAGGAACACGCTTGTCGCATGAACAGACGGGGTATTCCTGCCCAGCCACCGAATGGACCTGGATTTTGCGTGACATGATAACGGCCGCAacgaaaatttccattttcccaCAGTCTCGAATTTCGTCCGTCGCACGTTTACGTTTAATGCAACGCGCGCCATGCTGGAGAGACGTCGAATGGATTTGTACGGTTCCTCTGTTGAATTTATAGGACAAAGAGTTTCCTGTCGTTTTGCAATTCCTTCTTGTACATTTATGGGGATTTGTGAATAAACAGAGTGATTCTTCTACAGACCTTCCAATTTATTTAGATGGTAtcgggttgtctggaaagttcatgtcgatttttggtacgTAGTACAGGtatgaatatatcggaatggttgaaaacaagtaATACGTATACATTCtttaaaagatggaaaaattgtggatcAAAATGGTGCCAATGTAATTCAAGAAATATATGTGAACATTCAAATgtgactttgaatttttcttaaaaattggcacgaactttcgaACTTTCTGGAGAACCCAATAACTAGGAAGTAAGGTATGTTTGTCTAATTTCTTCATCTTTGATTTATTTGGATCGTAACTAGCAAGTAAGGTATGCTTATCTACTTTTATtgatctttaatttatttagtttgtggctaaaaaataatgtttgtctACTTTGTTTGATCTTCTGTGttttgtgatttttaaattaaatgaaatcgttCTTAGCGCACATTCTACTCACTTTGTAAAGTAAACGATAGAGGAAATCACCGCCTCCTCGTTTAGGTATGAATCGATCGTCTGAATAATGGAAGGTCGGATCGTCTGGGCAACGAACGAGCAaaacaagtaaaataattgGCAACGCATCGCCATTTCTCGACCATTACCAGCAAAATTTCAAGTGGCCACGAACGATTGAAGCAGCTCGATGCCGTCGTCGCTCGTTGGATGGGGGCTCGTCCATCATCGGGCGGTTTGATGACAGTTCACGGTTTTGTGGATCTTCGGGGGAAATGTCTGCGTAACATCGCTTGCCGCACCAGTGTTCCCCTATCGCCGTTATGAATAAGTAAATTCTAGTCCAATCTCTCTGGGTTCCATTGCCGATCGCGTTGATTCAAAGATTTCCaacgtcgaataaaatttgctcgATTAAACTTCGATGCAGAACGGAAATCAGatgttcaatattttgaaatctaGACAATCGAAGTTTCTTGTAAGACgagcaaaattaaaatcataaaaagtttctatatttatttttctcgtgcAGCGGGTGCTGTGGAACTGTACCCAGTTGTCCAAAACCTGTGTGTTGTTCTCCATCGGCATGTTGTTCACCCCCGCCGCCCTGCTGTTCACCCACAGTCGTGTGCAGATCATCATGCCCACCACGGTGTCCCCCTAAACCAACTAGAACAGCAGtgagttaaattaaaaattaaattgttcaacCCTCGAAGTTACACGCACCCTGCGTGTACAATACATTCCACGAAACGTTAACAAAAATGTGGGGAAATTTTCGAGGTCGATTCCtcgctataaaaataattagaatcaTCCTGACAGAAGGAATCAATCGTATTTAAAGGTCCCACAttttttacactttacacatGTTTTACTCTTCTCGTAAAATTCGGTAATTTCGTCGCGCGAGAAAGAATCTCCATTTAACGACACTTCTAAAACATCGTGGCAAGCGTTCGTCAAAGGTGAAAGGGAGCCGGAAACTCGCCTACAGTCGATGTAATTGCTACGTAAATGTATTAAGCCTACACTGTTATCACGAGTAACTTAATAACGTTTCAAAATTAGGTTTACCTACGGCCTTGTCCGCCCTGTCCACCATGTTGCCCGCTTCCTTGTCCACCGAAGGTGGTCGTGACCTGTCATCCACCGCCGCCGCCTTGCCCTCCACCGCGACCGGTAGTGACGTACGTTTGCACCAAGAAAATGGTTCCTTGTATGCCCTGTCCGCCGCCCACGCCTCCGCCTTGCTCGCCTTGTCGACCAGCATGCAGTCAGTTCTCCATAATAACGCCAATTTTCGACGATGAGGTGGTATCCTGGTCTCGGAGGTCCAAGCTATAACacaagaaaatttagaaattaaattttatattttaagttttgaaatatttgagctAAATGTTTAGCAAATTACCTCGATGATGATCATCTGGACCAGAATACGCCTGTAACGGAAAcaatggaatttaattcttataCCTTGTTCGTTTTGTTTGCATAGCGTCTTGCCATCCTTGCTAGTGGTCCAGCGAAGTCTGTTTGCTGAATACAGGATTTGGTGACCAATGCTGCGAGGTTATTCCTCGTGGGATCCAACGAGGACGACGGACGGATGCGTGGATAAATCTTTCGCGACGACAAAGACGAATTTCGAGCAAAGAACCAGAGTCCAACGTaatgcaaatgaaatataGATGGTCCAGTGGTTTCCACCCCTTTCCTAGTCTTCgttcgtctcgtttcttctaaattaattcattgaacgtttcattttcagaaaCCACACGAAATTTTTCAAGATTCTCCTGGAAAGATCTGTGAActtgagaaaattgaaaaggacGAAATCTCCCGAGATATTAGACTTGAATCACGATTTGAGAAAAATTCCTTACTATTGTCAATCCCTAAATTGGAAATCTTACACCATTCGTGACAAAAATTCTAGATTAGACTTTACTCGAACGTGTCCCAACCCTAAATTTGTAAACTCGATCAAATTTGATTTAGTCTTAATCATGTCAACGACTTACGAAAAACCATAACGAGACAATACTCAATTTAGACTCTATTCCCAAACGATCTTTTCCCAAAATGACGAActacgaattttaattaacgtcgACAACTCTGAAAGtacgaaaattatttgcaaCGATGTGCCCACCTAATTATGGTGGTAAAATCATCACTTCACGACAAGTTCGACAAGCGTACGTCAATCAACAGCGGCCAGTAACGATTCCTGTTGAATTAATACTAGTGTAGCTCGTTGAAGTTTTGGATTAACAAGGGAATTCATTTGTCAACGCCGATTCACAGTTTTCCCGGATAAGCACTGGTATTCGTCGAGTACACGCTAGTCAAGCGTGTTAATGTTCGACACTGCGTCGCTTCGATACGTATTTTTCCCCCCTAAAAATATGTGTTTTTTTCAATATGAATCGCGACAGCAGTCTCGaacagaatatattatatttttccgCGCTTCGACGCACTTTTCAAACTCCATTAACGAGCGATCGAACGCGATCACGATCCGCGTCAGCGTTTTGACTGGTTGCTCGCAATAGAAAGCAGGtaccattcattttttttttactgtgatttttttttttatgaatcaAGTCACGATGTCAAGATTTTGGTACGATTGCGGCGGCGAAGCTTCTGACTCGGTCGTATCGCGTTCGAAGAGGAAATTTTTGAGTGTTCTatcgatataattatattaataatttattggcGCTGACAAATGAGATTCACCTAAACTACAGTTACATTTCTGCTGTAACATCGACAACACAGCGATGTGTGATTCCTGTAAGCGATACGCaataaaaatagcaaaatattcaagctacACCTTTGTCTTTCTTATCGATTTCTTCTACGCCagtaagtaattatttttcaacccctaagTAAAGCCACGAAGACTTCTCGTGTTATTGCTGATTAATCTACTctcaagaatttaaaataatatattcgttattattacttattcttatttactataaaatattgctaCTCTCGAGTTTGAATTTCTTGGACTTCTACACCAAATTTCGAGCCAGCGTAGAATTCGCGTTTCGTGGTTCCCAAAGAAGAGTACTCGCGTCTTGAGGCTTCAATTTTTGCGGCTAATCGGATCTTATAATCCGTCAGAGTCGAATTGCAGAACGCAATTTTGCCACCAGATTAGCACGAGAACGAAGTTAGCAGAACATTCTCACGCGAACTGTGAATAGAATCCGAGTCGAGAACGTGCCCTGCGACGTGTCCATGGCAACCCAGTCCACCGTCTTATCAATTTTTCGCCTTCGACCTTAAAACCCCCAGTGAACCTTGCTAATCAGAGTTTTCAGCCCGGTGGTGATGCAAAATCAGCGATAGAAAATTACCTGGTCCAACGTGGATGATGTTTCTCTGGCCGCAATCAGCACCCGAAGCAAAATTCTAAACAACCATGAACAAAAGGTCAGGCTAGCCTCTAGACGCTTCTATCCCCGTTTAATCAACGGAACGTCAAATCTCACGTAGATAACTTTAATCGTAAGACTGACCAGAaccatttcttaattttaaatcaaaatttgtccATCCAGGAAAGCCTCAACGGACAGAAATGCCAATCAGAAGGCGTCAGCGAGGCGTCCAAGCGCATCCAGTCTGCACGCGAGGATGAACATGATGCAGCAGATGCAATCGAGACCTGAGAAGTCACCGTCCACGCAAAATGTCCCCTGCTTGGAGCACACGGACACGGTGAACAGGACCATCGACGCCTGTATCCCGAAAACGAGGTTCACTTCTCAGGACAGGTCCAGAGACATGCGTTCGTGTTCCTCGCCAAGACTCAAGAGCTTCCCGGCAGAGAAAATCAAAAAGTTGGAAACCCCTCCGCCGTTCGCTCCTGAGCCAATAGGTGCTCTTATCGTGCAGCAAAATCCTCGAGAAGGTGGTACACTGTACGTGGGTGGGTCGAACGAGATTCAGAACAATGGACAGGGCGACGTGGGTGCTGCTGTTCAGCCTTTGCATCAGCAGAGACCTCAACAGGTATTAATATCAGGACAATGTGAATCTAGGTTTACAAGACTATGATTCTTCATCTAAGACTGTATTAGTaggcatttttatttcaagcgATTTATTTTGGTCCTCCATGAGCTgttttctctaaaataaatttccttcttccatttattttctttattattatctttcgttcaatttattgtatcaGCAGACATCAGCAGGGACCTCGTCAGGTATTAATACGAGCTCAATATGAATCCAGTCTTAGAAGAGTAAGACTCTTCATCTAAAACTGCATTTTTACTTTGATTGCTTTACTTTAATACTTCACGATCTGTTTTTTtctcaaacaaatttcatcttTCATTTAATCTATGTTATCTATAATTATTCAGAAGAATATCGCAGCATCCGAAAACACCTCTGCTcttcgatgaatttatttcaaatcgCACTCACTCCGACCACTTTCAAAGACCATTCAACCTTGTCGGCCAAGTTCAAATCCAAATTAACCCACGAATGAATCGTTTCGCAGAACCTGCAGACCGCGAGCCATCAACAGGTTGCTCCTCATCGCGCGATCCATCAGATCAGCGAGATGAGCCCGAACTCCGAGTGCACGCTGCCCCAACAAGTCCTCAACAGTCAAGCGCATCGTCCATTCGTGCCACACGGAACGCGCGAGTATTCTCCTCAAAACAATGCCCCGTCAGGCTACAATCCTCATTCACTCTTCCGCAATTCACCTCAAACCACGGCGATAAGGCACCCGTTCGTGCAGCAGTCGTCGAGTAACGCTGGCCAGGATCAGGAGAGAGCCAAAGCTGAGAACAACGCTGCAGAGTGTCCCAACTATGACAAACAGCCGGTTGGAGGTCGAAACGCGACTATGTATAGACAACAGACGACAAATAACCAATCAGGACACCTGCAGTCGCAGATATCCATGGCCCCCAACATGTCAAACCTGTCGAACGGTAATCACCAACAGCTGAGTGCTCAGAATCTCCATTCGACTCAAGGTTACGTGTCTCCAGTGGTGAATCCCCAGAATCCTCAGCAGGTCTATCAACAAATGCAGCAGACCTTGGCTCAGCAACAACAGATGCAACAACGAGCCATGTACTACCAGATGAGGATGATGAACAACCAACAACAGATGCAAGGAAGTCCTGGAAGTGTCAATCTTTACAGGAATCAACAGCTCAACGCGCAGACACCTAGCCAGAGCATGACGTCGCCCCAGGATGCGACGATGAACCAGGTGAGAGCCTCGAGAATGGCGGCTCCGGGTCAGCAGAACTATCAAATGCATCGAGATCTGGATTACACGATGAGTCCTCAAAATGGTTGGCCGAAAGACAACCAAGTGACTCAGTATTCGAGCATCAAGGCTCAGCTGCAACCGTACAGCGTGGACGTGGCGAATCAACCACACTTTGCTACTCAAAATCAACAGCAATTTATACCACAGTATCAACAGGAGCTTGTGCATCAACGTCAGCAATTGTACAGAAATCCTATGCATGGGGATATCATGAATCAGGGTCAACAGAACTCGATAATCTACGGTCAGACTGGATTCGATCCTCAGGCTCATCCCAGTCAACAGCCAGCTGCTCCCAATCCTCGTCCACCAGTAAACAATCCAGTTCGACAATCCACTGGTGGTGGTAAGCCAAAGCTCCCTTTCACTGTTCGCATGATTCGCGACCAGGAAAAACTGGTGGCCACCATGAAGCAACAGAAAGTTCCCATGGATGTCATGAGAAGGCAGTTCGACATACTGCTGGCCGAGCAGAGGAAGCAGTTGGAGCACATCGAGGAGCTTCGACGGCAGGACGAGTCAGGGGATGTCAAGAGACCCGTGGCCACTCCTCGTAGGAGAAAACAGGTTGATGAAAAGCCTGAATGGATGATCCACCTGACACCACCGCGACTGTCTTACATAGAACTGGAGAAAATGCAGGAGGAACAAAAGCAGAGGGATCGTCAGGCTAGACAATACGAAGAGTCTCGACAAGCTCATCAGATGGTTGAAATGCAAAATCCTCAGCATCCTACAGGTCAGCAGGGTCAGTTCTATCAGCAACCGAGTTTGCAGCACCAAAATAGAGTCCCACAGGCTTACAACAACATGTACAATCAAGACAATGCGATTCCAGGGAACGTAAACACAAACGAGCCTGCAAAACCAAATCCCAACCCATCCACAGTAAATTACCAATACTATAGCCCTCAACAAAGTGTCCCCAGCTATCAACAGACGCAGTATCCTTACCAACATCAACAGAATCCTCAGTTCCAACAGTATCAGCAGGTCTACCAAGCCAGCCAGCAGCAGAATCAAGACCACGTCCATTCAACGAACATTCCTTCATCTTACGAGGATAACATTCAGCCAGAGCCGTCCAGTCTGCTGAAAATGCGGCTGTACAAGGAACAAGTGCAACCACAGAAGCGCAACAACGGGTTGCAAGATCCTCAAGTGCTGAGAAAGCAGATGGAGACTGTTCAGATGTCGGAGGACGTCAGGAAGGGCTTGGAGTACCTGGCCAGCTTGGTCTCCAAGAAACCTCCTGTTAGATTGAACGGGATACAGGACCGCAGCGAGATAGAGGAGGAGTTAAAGGAGAGACTCCTGATGTCCGCCCAAGAACCACCCAAACAGGTGTCAGCCAATGGCCTGGAGAACACCAGGAACCCTAACAACCCTCCTCTGCAACGTTACTCAAACCCCAACAAGACCGAGTGCGACTTCCTAAGGGAGTATCCCAGGCAGAAGGTATCGAATCCCAGGAACTGTTACAGTGTCCAAGCTGAGAGAGAGAATGGGGCAGTAGCCACGGACCAGCAGCCTCCTTTCGTTCAACAGCAACTACCGGGACACAGTTCGATCAA
It contains:
- the LOC128873656 gene encoding beta-hexosaminidase subunit alpha-like; translated protein: MKPSLLGPIPLLLATLVCQTASLNPDAGPWVQTTQGEPWPLPNLRRLSNSYYLLRASTFQFNVVGETCDIVVEAVERYKAIILKEARIARISSHGRAPSSSGRGNGTTKGILTALDIRLGEPCEKDGNHWPHLQMKELYTLSINETSTVANLVAESVWGILRGLETFSQLLFSAGDGPNLKIRCQTIVDRPKLPHRGLLLDTSRHYLPIYDILLTLDAMSYNKMNVLHWHIVDDNSFPYQSSSFPELSAKGAYHPSMVYTLNDIQQIVDYARLRGIRVMPEFDTPGHTRSWGLAYPELLTPCYDSTGRPNGKLGPMNPTHHGLYDFLRNLFAEIVQVFPDQYVHLGGDEVPFDCWKSNPEVNAYMNAHNISRNYVRLEGEYIAKLLQITDSLQANAIVWQEVFDNGVAMPNSTVVHVWTGLWSKELENATKAGHPVLLSACWYLDHVAGGGDWKKFYKCDPLSFIGASNASGLMLGGEACMWGEFVDRNNVHPRIWPRASAAAERLWSNNKQDENKAAQRLEEHACRMNRRGIPAQPPNGPGFCVT
- the LOC128873655 gene encoding putative uncharacterized protein DDB_G0271606, producing MNKRKASTDRNANQKASARRPSASSLHARMNMMQQMQSRPEKSPSTQNVPCLEHTDTVNRTIDACIPKTRFTSQDRSRDMRSCSSPRLKSFPAEKIKKLETPPPFAPEPIGALIVQQNPREGGTLYVGGSNEIQNNGQGDVGAAVQPLHQQRPQQNLQTASHQQVAPHRAIHQISEMSPNSECTLPQQVLNSQAHRPFVPHGTREYSPQNNAPSGYNPHSLFRNSPQTTAIRHPFVQQSSSNAGQDQERAKAENNAAECPNYDKQPVGGRNATMYRQQTTNNQSGHLQSQISMAPNMSNLSNGNHQQLSAQNLHSTQGYVSPVVNPQNPQQVYQQMQQTLAQQQQMQQRAMYYQMRMMNNQQQMQGSPGSVNLYRNQQLNAQTPSQSMTSPQDATMNQVRASRMAAPGQQNYQMHRDLDYTMSPQNGWPKDNQVTQYSSIKAQLQPYSVDVANQPHFATQNQQQFIPQYQQELVHQRQQLYRNPMHGDIMNQGQQNSIIYGQTGFDPQAHPSQQPAAPNPRPPVNNPVRQSTGGGKPKLPFTVRMIRDQEKLVATMKQQKVPMDVMRRQFDILLAEQRKQLEHIEELRRQDESGDVKRPVATPRRRKQVDEKPEWMIHLTPPRLSYIELEKMQEEQKQRDRQARQYEESRQAHQMVEMQNPQHPTGQQGQFYQQPSLQHQNRVPQAYNNMYNQDNAIPGNVNTNEPAKPNPNPSTVNYQYYSPQQSVPSYQQTQYPYQHQQNPQFQQYQQVYQASQQQNQDHVHSTNIPSSYEDNIQPEPSSLLKMRLYKEQVQPQKRNNGLQDPQVLRKQMETVQMSEDVRKGLEYLASLVSKKPPVRLNGIQDRSEIEEELKERLLMSAQEPPKQVSANGLENTRNPNNPPLQRYSNPNKTECDFLREYPRQKVSNPRNCYSVQAERENGAVATDQQPPFVQQQLPGHSSINVIPYNEKNPTMARGNVMPFRFENVYPQHYQQMQQYYQNTRNLARNNGEGDVGSAQRIDAHGKASFDRAGGDACANSNNQMDRQMAEGKMPFQGMQSSQPDIHETRTIGGVRYLARKQGYIPNTQFVSPDTLIASRHLQPPMMY